TATGAAAATGCTGAGGTACATTTCCTTGAGCTCGGGCTTTCAGCTGATTCACAAATGGCGGACATGATAAAAGCCCACCATAGGCTAACCTATCTATCAAATTCAGATGCCCATTCTCCCCAGCCCCACCGTTTGGGAAGGGAGTTTAACCGTTTCGAGGTTAAAGATGCGACTTTTGAAGAAATTAGGAAGGCGATTCTAAAAAGAGGTGGAAGAAAAATAATTCTCAATGCAGGCTTAGATCCAAGATTAGGTAAGTATCACTTAACTGCCTGCTCCAAATGTTATGCAAAATACAGGCTTGAGGATGCCAAAAGGCTAAACTGGAGGTGCGAGCGCTGTGGAGGAGCTATAAAGAAGGGCGTGAGGGATAGGATTTTGGAGCTTGCTGATACAAGGGGGAGACCGGAAGACAGACCTCCTTACCTCCATCTTGCTCCTTTAGCAGAGATAATCTCAATGGTGACTGGGAAGGGTATTGAAACTAAGAGTGTAAAGGCAGTTTGGGAAAGGCTTTTGAGGGAATTTGGCAGTGAGATTAAGGTTTTAGTTGATGTTCCAATTGAAAGTATAGCACAGCTTATTGGCGAAGACATAGCTAAAGCTATTTGGGCTTTCCGCAATGAAAAGCTCATAATTATTCCGGGTGGTGGAGGTAAGTACGGCGAGATTAAGTTGCCCGATGAAATAAAAAGGGCAAAAATTCAGGATTTGAACAGCATTGAGATAAAACAGGAGGAAGTCCATTATAAACCAAAGCAGGCTTCAATTCTGAGTTTTTTGAAAAAGAAATAGAATCACAGGAAAAGCGGTTTTATCAAAACAGCAACTACTGGCACAGCTACATTGTCATCAATTACTTTTTGGTACTCGGCAAGCATTAAAATTACGGACCATGCAATTTTCATTAGGAAATTTAACTGAGGCAGTATAAGAAAAGCGATGATAACTGCACTTACGATGTAGCCAACGCTCCCTATCCAGTGCTTTCTGAGCTTGACGTTAAAGCCATTCTTTTTGAAGTAGTAGAATCTTAGAACACCGGTTATTCCATCGCTTACTGCCATTACAAGCATTATTGCTGACGCATAGTTAACATCCATGAAGAGAGCCATGGCTGAGAACATTATGCAGTAAAACACTTCCCCATAGTTGTTTTTTATTTGATACCATGAAAGTTCTTTGTTCATGAGATGGGTAAGCAACTGTCCAAATGCAAAGAGCATAACCACTGCGGCAAGCTCCTTTCCAGTTACCAGCCCTTCCCTAAAGAACAGTATTGCAGGAACGCTGCTGAAGTGTATTATTTTTCTATTTATCCAGGCGTATTCCTCTCCAAGATACTTCGTAAATAAAATTGCCAGCACAGGGAACATGACGCCTATTGCCAGATATTTCAGCATCTTATTCCCTCCAGTATTTCTGAATTATTGGATATTTTTCAACAGTATTTTATAAGTTTTCCGCATTCGCTGGAAGTTTCTTCGATAATCGTCGGGGAATGTGTTTGGGCAACTCTAATAAACA
Above is a genomic segment from Thermococcus sp. SY098 containing:
- a CDS encoding TIGR00375 family protein, which codes for MHVDADLHIHSRYSKAVSKLMVFPVLAEYAKLKGLNLVGTGDILNPKWEEELLKHAEKVDEGTYEIKGVRFLLTAEVEDSRRVHHVLIFPSIDAVREMRERLRKHSKDIDSEGRPHLNLRGAEIADLANEFDVLIGPAHAFTPWTALYKEYDSLKECYENAEVHFLELGLSADSQMADMIKAHHRLTYLSNSDAHSPQPHRLGREFNRFEVKDATFEEIRKAILKRGGRKIILNAGLDPRLGKYHLTACSKCYAKYRLEDAKRLNWRCERCGGAIKKGVRDRILELADTRGRPEDRPPYLHLAPLAEIISMVTGKGIETKSVKAVWERLLREFGSEIKVLVDVPIESIAQLIGEDIAKAIWAFRNEKLIIIPGGGGKYGEIKLPDEIKRAKIQDLNSIEIKQEEVHYKPKQASILSFLKKK